The Niallia circulans nucleotide sequence ATCTGGCCCTTCAAGTACAAGAGAAAGGTATGCAATTCGGTGTATGGTTTGAGCCGGAAATGGTGTCTGTTGACAGTGATTTATTCCGTGAACATCCTGATTGGTGCCTTCATGTAGCAGGTCGAGAATCCTCAGAAAGCCGCAATCAATTGGTGTTGGACCTTTCGAGGGAGGATGTTCGCAAGGAGATTACAAAACGAGTTAGTGACATTTTAACAAATATCCCAATTTCCTATGTAAAGTGGGATATGAATCGCAATATGACAGAAATTGGATCAGCTCATCTTCCTCCTGACAGACAGAGAGAAACTGCACATAGATATATGCTTGGTTTATATGAAATGCTAGAGAAAATTACTGAAGATTTTCCACATGTCCTTTTTGAAAGCTGCTCAGGCGGTGGTGGAAGGTTTGATGCGGGCATGCTCTATTATATGCCGCAAACGTGGACCAGCGATAATACTGATGCAGTCTCAAGACTGAAAATCCAATATGGAACGAGCTTGGTTTATCCGGTATCTTCTATTGGAGCACATGTCTCTGCCGTTCCAAATCACCAGGTACAGCGAATAGCTTCTATTGAAATGCGCGGACATGTTGCGATGTCTGGCAACTTCGGTTATGAACTTGATTTGACGAAGCTTGCAGCAGACGAGAAAACAGCAGTGAAGAACCAAGTGGCTACCTATAAGGAAATCCGCAAGCTTATTCAGTTTGGTGATTTTTACCGCTTGAAAAGTCCGTTTGAAGGGAATGAAACAGCATGGCTGTTTACCGATAAAGATAAAACAGAAATTATTGTTTATTATTTTAGGGTGCTCGCAGAACCAGCAGCCCCAGCTTCTGTTCTGAAATTAACTGGGGTTGATGTTCAGAAGGTTTATCAGGTAAACGGTACAGACATTATCTATGGTGGAGACGAACTCACCTATGCTGGAATGAGCATACCAATAGAATTGCAAGGAGACTTTCAAAGCTATTGCTGGCATTTAAAAGCAATTAAAGAATAAGGTCTTAAAGGCGCTCGTCGTGCACCACACTTTAGCAAACGTTAATCATTGTTATATCAACGTTTCAAAGCACTTCTCTTTTTCGAGGGAAGTGCTTTTTAATTTTTGGTTACGAGTTTAGTTACGACTTTTTTTGAGAGCCGTTAACAAATTATTCTTGCCTGCGATAGTTCTCTAATGCATGAATAGTATCAACTCTTGTTTTTTCGTTAGTATGACCATACACATCACGAACGGAAGAAATTTTTACCAAAAAAATTTGGATGAAGCCTGATATGACAAAAGCTTAATCCAATAATTTTCTATGAAAGGGTATTCAGCCCATATGGTATTTGGAGTTTTACGGATTGAATGATTGTGATAATATCTTTGATAACAATATAAGTCGTAATGATAAATTTAAAAAGGCTTAAATCAATTCAAATACTATTATATCAACAACATTAGATCGAATATCTATAGGTATTTCTTGAGTAGAAATAGTGGGTGGGGAGCTAAAGAGCCTTTAACTATGGATTTTTGACTTAAGGATAGTTTATAAAAAGCTTTTGTGTATTCATAGCTTGGCCTTTGGAATTATACCCTAATTCTTAGAAGTTCTTCTATCTAGTTTTCTTTCATAAACGAATTTATATTTAAAATCAATTAACATGCTAAAGATTATAATTATATATCATAACAATGGCTAGGAGGTAGATTTATGCTTATTTCAGATTGGATTCCAGCTATTACTCAAACTAAGATTAATAGCCATATGATCTTAGTTTGTTTTATTTCTCATAGAAAATAACGTTTACTTGAAAGTTATTGTATTTGGGTATTGGAGGAAATAGTGAGAAGGTTATTCATTTATAATAATGCATGACTTCATGAGATGTATGAAAAAGTTTATAATACAATTCCGTGTTTGGAAACGAATTGCTGTATACGTTGAAATTCTTCATCCCATTCAAGTAATTTAAAGGTATTGATAAGTGAGAGTAGATAATCATTATCAAACTTTCCATTCTCTAATTTAAAATAGGTAAGTTGACGAATGATTTTTGCCTGGAAGGTTGCTACTATATCGTGAGATGTATAAGCTAATTCTCCACCAAGCTGGGAATATTTTAGTGCTAGAGAGTAATATTCACTATAATCTAGTGAATAAATGGCTAAATTAATTAATAAGGAACAAGCAATTTCTTCATTTCGATATAATGAATAATTCTCTTCAATAGAGCGTAATGCCTTGTCTCCAAAAAAAATGGCATCTTCTATCTTAAACATAAATAAACAGTTGCAAATAAGAGTTAGTTCATAATAATTCCATTTTTCAATGCTAGATAGATACTCCTTAATTGGTTGAAGATGTTCTCGAGCACTGCTGTAATCATTATTACTGCTAATCAATGTTAACATGGCAAGTGACTTTGATTCTACATGTTTGAAATAGATATCGTTATACTTACTATAATAAGTTGAGGCATCTTTGGATAATTTTTGTAAACTTTGTGTATTTCGAAGTTTAACTGATTCAGCAAGTTTTTTCTCCAGCATTATTTTTATTTCTAAAAATTCGTCATTCATAAGTAAAATAAATTCATCATACCGTACATTTAATCTGCTTAATATTTTGATGAATTTATCCGCGGAAGGTATCACTTCTCCATTTTCAATTTTAGATAGTTGTGAAATAGAGAGGATATCGTTACAAAGTTCCTTTAATTTAAAACCTTTACTCTCTCTAAGATATTGAATCGTTTTTCCCATTTTCCCTTTCATAAAAATCACACCCTATCATGAGATTTTCTTAAAGGAAAATAAAAAACTAATAGTTTTCCTTTATGAAGTATTTTATCACGAAAATATAAAACTAAGTTAACATAAATATAGAAGTAGAATAAATATTTATCATAAGGTGATAGGAAAGGAATGGGGACAAAATGAACTTATGTGGATGTGGGTTTGATTATTATTTTAATTATTATTTGTGCAATGTAAGTTTTTTATAAAAAAGTATAAAGGGTGAGTTACGATGAACTTGCCCTTCGACTTAATAAGAAGATGAGTGAATTAGAAAATACCTTGTTTAACTATCAATCTTTCACTAATGAATGGAATCTAAAATTAAATTCAAACATATCATGTTCTATCAAGAACATGGA carries:
- a CDS encoding helix-turn-helix domain-containing protein, with the protein product MKGKMGKTIQYLRESKGFKLKELCNDILSISQLSKIENGEVIPSADKFIKILSRLNVRYDEFILLMNDEFLEIKIMLEKKLAESVKLRNTQSLQKLSKDASTYYSKYNDIYFKHVESKSLAMLTLISSNNDYSSAREHLQPIKEYLSSIEKWNYYELTLICNCLFMFKIEDAIFFGDKALRSIEENYSLYRNEEIACSLLINLAIYSLDYSEYYSLALKYSQLGGELAYTSHDIVATFQAKIIRQLTYFKLENGKFDNDYLLSLINTFKLLEWDEEFQRIQQFVSKHGIVL